A genomic stretch from Chitinophaga agri includes:
- the alaS gene encoding alanine--tRNA ligase encodes MTAPEIRQQFLDFFVSKGHHIVPSAPIVVKNDPTLLFTNAGMNQFKDYFLGNRAPAWKRVADTQKCLRVSGKHNDLEEVGIDTYHHTMFEMLGNWSFGDYFKKEAIDWSWELLTQVYKLPKDRLYVTIFEGDASENLEKDQEAFDFWKQHVPEDRILMGNKKDNFWEMGDTGPCGPCSEIHVDCRPDSERALVDGKTLVNADNPQVIEIWNNVFMQFNRLKDRTLESLPAKHVDTGMGFERLVRVIQGHSSNYDTDVFSGTIEATEKLTGMKYGRTDSKQDVAFRVIADHIRAICFAIADGQLPSNTGAGYVIRRILRRAVRYYYSFLNQKKPLLQELVPVLAQQFATVFPELIQQVDFVQKVVFEEENNFLRTLESGIRRIEDVMDAAKDKSVDGRTAFELYDTYGFPYDLTSLIASEKGFTTDEAGFKVAMQEQKDRSRAATELDMGDWTVLNDTAESVFVGYELTEAETSVTKYRKIKAKGKEQYQLVLAQTPFYAESGGQVGDTGTLTFGTETVNVTDTKKENNLIIHFVDKLPANISTTAKAVINKNNRLSTTMNHSATHLLHAALRQVLGTHVAQKGSLVNPEALRFDFSHFAKVTDEELAQIEDIVNEKIRANIPVVIKELPKEEALKLGAMALFGEKYGDVVRVVVMDPAYSVELCGGTHIGATGELGIFKFTSESAVAAGVRRIEAVTGGNALAFVNAQLQQLKEVKAALKHPKEIVVAVEGLISEKASLEKRLEVLELEKVRQLSAGLQSEVENVNGINFLGKIVDVNNAEALKQLCFTLKTQVENHVFVLAANIGGKANVALMISENLVAEKGLEAPKIIKEKIAPIIKGGGGGQKSFATAGGQEAGQLDQVITQVKAML; translated from the coding sequence ATGACCGCTCCCGAGATTCGTCAGCAATTCCTGGACTTTTTTGTGTCCAAAGGCCACCACATCGTGCCTTCTGCTCCTATCGTAGTAAAAAACGACCCTACCCTGCTGTTCACTAACGCAGGTATGAACCAGTTTAAAGACTACTTCCTGGGCAATAGGGCGCCGGCCTGGAAAAGAGTGGCGGATACCCAGAAATGTCTGCGCGTGAGTGGTAAACACAATGACCTGGAGGAAGTAGGTATCGACACCTACCACCATACCATGTTCGAAATGCTGGGTAACTGGAGCTTCGGCGATTACTTCAAAAAAGAAGCGATCGACTGGAGCTGGGAACTACTTACTCAAGTATACAAACTCCCTAAAGACCGCCTGTATGTCACTATTTTTGAAGGCGATGCAAGTGAAAACCTGGAAAAAGACCAGGAAGCTTTCGACTTCTGGAAACAACATGTTCCGGAAGACCGTATCCTGATGGGTAACAAAAAGGATAACTTCTGGGAAATGGGTGATACCGGTCCCTGTGGCCCCTGCTCCGAAATTCACGTAGACTGCCGTCCTGATAGCGAAAGAGCACTGGTAGATGGTAAGACACTTGTGAATGCCGATAACCCTCAGGTGATCGAGATCTGGAACAACGTATTCATGCAGTTCAACCGCCTGAAAGACCGTACGCTGGAATCGCTCCCTGCTAAACATGTGGATACCGGTATGGGCTTCGAACGCCTGGTAAGGGTAATTCAGGGTCACAGCTCCAACTACGATACGGACGTTTTCTCCGGCACCATTGAGGCTACCGAGAAACTCACCGGCATGAAATATGGCCGTACAGACAGCAAACAGGACGTCGCTTTCCGCGTAATCGCAGACCACATCCGCGCTATCTGCTTTGCTATCGCCGATGGTCAGCTGCCTTCCAACACAGGCGCTGGTTATGTGATCCGTCGCATCCTGCGTCGTGCGGTGAGATACTACTATTCCTTCCTGAACCAGAAAAAACCATTGCTCCAGGAGCTGGTACCGGTACTGGCACAGCAATTTGCGACCGTATTCCCGGAACTGATCCAGCAGGTTGATTTTGTACAGAAAGTAGTATTCGAAGAAGAAAACAACTTCCTCCGTACCCTGGAAAGCGGTATCCGCAGGATCGAAGATGTCATGGATGCTGCTAAAGACAAATCCGTAGACGGCAGAACCGCCTTTGAATTATATGATACTTATGGTTTCCCATACGACCTGACCAGCCTGATCGCTTCTGAGAAAGGCTTCACTACAGACGAAGCAGGTTTCAAAGTAGCCATGCAGGAACAGAAAGACCGTTCCCGTGCAGCAACTGAACTGGATATGGGCGACTGGACCGTGCTGAATGACACTGCTGAATCTGTATTCGTAGGCTACGAACTGACAGAAGCAGAGACATCCGTGACCAAATACCGTAAGATCAAGGCAAAAGGTAAAGAACAATATCAGCTGGTATTAGCCCAGACGCCTTTCTATGCAGAAAGCGGTGGACAGGTAGGTGATACCGGTACCCTGACCTTCGGTACAGAAACCGTCAACGTGACCGATACCAAGAAGGAAAACAACCTGATCATTCACTTTGTAGACAAACTACCGGCTAATATTTCGACTACTGCTAAAGCAGTGATCAATAAGAACAACAGGCTCAGTACCACCATGAACCACTCTGCCACTCACCTCCTGCATGCTGCCCTGCGTCAGGTACTGGGTACACACGTGGCACAGAAAGGTTCGCTGGTGAATCCTGAAGCCCTGCGTTTTGACTTTTCTCACTTCGCAAAAGTGACCGATGAAGAACTGGCGCAGATCGAAGATATCGTAAACGAAAAGATCCGCGCTAACATACCAGTCGTGATCAAAGAACTGCCTAAAGAAGAAGCACTGAAACTGGGTGCAATGGCATTGTTCGGCGAGAAGTACGGTGATGTGGTACGTGTTGTTGTCATGGACCCTGCTTACTCCGTAGAGCTTTGTGGTGGTACGCACATCGGTGCTACCGGCGAACTGGGTATTTTTAAATTCACATCTGAAAGTGCTGTAGCTGCAGGTGTACGCCGTATTGAAGCGGTAACTGGCGGCAATGCACTGGCATTTGTTAATGCACAACTGCAACAGCTGAAAGAGGTAAAAGCAGCTTTAAAGCATCCAAAGGAAATAGTGGTGGCGGTAGAAGGACTGATCAGTGAAAAAGCTTCCCTGGAGAAACGCCTGGAAGTACTGGAACTGGAAAAAGTACGTCAGCTGTCTGCTGGTCTGCAAAGCGAAGTTGAGAACGTGAATGGTATCAACTTCCTGGGCAAGATCGTTGATGTGAATAATGCGGAAGCACTGAAGCAACTGTGTTTCACGTTGAAAACACAGGTAGAGAATCATGTGTTCGTGCTGGCTGCTAATATTGGTGGTAAAGCAAACGTGGCACTGATGATCTCTGAGAACCTGGTAGCTGAGAAAGGGCTGGAAGCACCGAAGATCATTAAAGAGAAGATCGCACCTATTATCAAGGGTGGTGGCGGAGGACAGAAGTCTTTTGCTACTGCCGGCGGACAGGAAGCTGGTCAGCTGGATCAGGTGATCACGCAGGTGAAAGCAATGCTATAG